One part of the Vulpes vulpes isolate BD-2025 unplaced genomic scaffold, VulVul3 u000000660, whole genome shotgun sequence genome encodes these proteins:
- the LYSET gene encoding lysosomal enzyme trafficking factor isoform X1 gives MPSEGAHPSPRASPQPRVTVPQAADVESNPAGAQVAPHSTPCLRRSPQVRSGSEACEHQAVGSAAGAGDPRQARPPGERPPGRLTLGRAVVRAPRRRSGGPASPHSEGDRADGGPPRGAGRGRGAGPSSSGEEARGLRPRPHLSRPGARWEATRRHDGRSARASGPSRKSRLWQHPGRRAGGPNGTGRHRAWRMMNFRQRMGWIGVGLYLLASAGAFYYVFEINETYNRLALEHIQQHPEEPLEGTTWTHSLKARLLSLPFWFWTVIFLIPYLQMFLFLYSCTRADPKTVGYCIIPICLAVICNRHQAFVKASNQISRLQLIDT, from the exons atgccCTCCGAGGGCGCACATCCGTCCCCCCGCGCCAGTCCTCAGCCCCGCGTCACGGTGCCCCAAGCAGCGGATGTCGAGTCTAATCCGGCCGGGGCACAGGTGGCGCCGCACTCCACGCCGTGTCTCCGCCGCAGCCCCCAGGTGAGGTCCGGGTCGGAGGCCTGCGAGCACCAAGCAGTCGGGTCAGCGGCGGGGGCCGGTGACCCCCGCCAGGCCAGGCCCCCCGGAGAGCGACCTCCCGGCCGTCTCACCCTCGGCCGTGCAGTCGTCCGCGCCCCTCGCCGGCGCAGCGGGGGGCCGGCCTCCCCGCACTCGGAGGGCGACCGGGCGGACGGTGGCCCGCCGCGAGGCGCAGGGCGAGGACGCGGAGCCGGACCGAGCAGCTCCGGGGAAGAAGCCCGCGGCCTCCGCCCCCGTCCCCACCTGAGCCGGCCGGGCGCGCGCTGGGAGGCGACCCGGCGTCACGACGGGCGGAGCGCGCGCGCTTCCGGCCCGAGCCGGAAGTCCCGACTGTGGCAGCATCCGGgacggcgggcgggcgggccaaACGGGACAGGAAG GCACAGAGCATGGAGAATGATGAACTTCCGCCAGAGGATGGGATGGATTGGAGTGGGATTGTATTTGTTAGCAAGCGCAGGAGCGTTTTACTATGTTTTTGAAATCAATGAGACTTACAACAGGCTGGCCTTGGAACACATTCAGCAGCACCCGGAGGAGCCCCTTGAAGGAACCACATGGACACACTCCTTGAAAGCTCGCTTACTCTCCCTGCCTTTTTGGTTTTGGACAGTTATTTTTCTGATACCTTACTTACAaatgtttttgttcctttattcttGTACGAGAGCTGACCCCAAAACAGTGGGCTACTGTATTATCCCCATATGCTTGGCAGTTATTTGCAATCGCCACCAGGCATTTGTCAAGGCTTCTAATCAGATCAGCCGACTACAACTGATTGACACGTAA
- the LYSET gene encoding lysosomal enzyme trafficking factor isoform X2 — protein MPKPPDYSELSDSLTLAVGTGRFSGPLHRAWRMMNFRQRMGWIGVGLYLLASAGAFYYVFEINETYNRLALEHIQQHPEEPLEGTTWTHSLKARLLSLPFWFWTVIFLIPYLQMFLFLYSCTRADPKTVGYCIIPICLAVICNRHQAFVKASNQISRLQLIDT, from the exons ATGCCAAAACCACCCGATTATTCAGAACTGAGTGACTCTTTAACGCTTGCCGTGGGGACAGGAAGATTTTCGGGACCACT GCACAGAGCATGGAGAATGATGAACTTCCGCCAGAGGATGGGATGGATTGGAGTGGGATTGTATTTGTTAGCAAGCGCAGGAGCGTTTTACTATGTTTTTGAAATCAATGAGACTTACAACAGGCTGGCCTTGGAACACATTCAGCAGCACCCGGAGGAGCCCCTTGAAGGAACCACATGGACACACTCCTTGAAAGCTCGCTTACTCTCCCTGCCTTTTTGGTTTTGGACAGTTATTTTTCTGATACCTTACTTACAaatgtttttgttcctttattcttGTACGAGAGCTGACCCCAAAACAGTGGGCTACTGTATTATCCCCATATGCTTGGCAGTTATTTGCAATCGCCACCAGGCATTTGTCAAGGCTTCTAATCAGATCAGCCGACTACAACTGATTGACACGTAA
- the LYSET gene encoding lysosomal enzyme trafficking factor isoform X3 yields the protein MMNFRQRMGWIGVGLYLLASAGAFYYVFEINETYNRLALEHIQQHPEEPLEGTTWTHSLKARLLSLPFWFWTVIFLIPYLQMFLFLYSCTRADPKTVGYCIIPICLAVICNRHQAFVKASNQISRLQLIDT from the coding sequence ATGATGAACTTCCGCCAGAGGATGGGATGGATTGGAGTGGGATTGTATTTGTTAGCAAGCGCAGGAGCGTTTTACTATGTTTTTGAAATCAATGAGACTTACAACAGGCTGGCCTTGGAACACATTCAGCAGCACCCGGAGGAGCCCCTTGAAGGAACCACATGGACACACTCCTTGAAAGCTCGCTTACTCTCCCTGCCTTTTTGGTTTTGGACAGTTATTTTTCTGATACCTTACTTACAaatgtttttgttcctttattcttGTACGAGAGCTGACCCCAAAACAGTGGGCTACTGTATTATCCCCATATGCTTGGCAGTTATTTGCAATCGCCACCAGGCATTTGTCAAGGCTTCTAATCAGATCAGCCGACTACAACTGATTGACACGTAA